The Halosimplex litoreum genome has a window encoding:
- a CDS encoding sensor histidine kinase, producing MQGTRDEPVRTAVVGAPDDRERLAAVLSGDDAVAVVEHGGLDTLVGGSTTEVDCIVCPSSADYEWTREADRTVALVVVAEGLERPVVERIVGDARAAHVRPGEGLATVLPVQIERLADRASSSTAWRLADFADEAIVEFDPETLALRDANERFYDRWGWDTTDLTDATVRDLLVTDITEELRGRGRGADGEEHLEWMDSEADPVETMVERARGGNYEAREWHCTDADGAAFKTAVDLLVDERAGTGYLVADVPTPEPPGHRTDSLARDEAAMLRSLVEHVPMSVYFKDTESRHVLVSEDVVEPFMESPEGKILHSPEDVVGKTDFDLYEGDKAAEAVADDRAVIESGEPIRDRIEHAQPPNGQDLFFQTTKAPWYDEAGRAQGIVGVTVDVSEQKRRERELDRQNERLEEFAGILSHDLRNPLNVAQSRLELYWRSGDESELEEVAEMHDRIEAIVDEVLTYAREGSHIDELAWITGVDQAEAAWNAVDTGAATLVTDWTYSIRGDGDRLGRLFENCFRNAVEHGSTSPRSQAPEDAVEHGSTSPASQAQQDADGASSVEPSVADAPDDAVEHGSTSSRPETDDALTVRVGTLAEHDPGFYVEDDGAGIPEDVREQVFDRGVSSDEGGTGFGLAIVAEIADAHGWAVRATESDEGGARFEFRGVTRGDELAS from the coding sequence ATGCAGGGGACGCGGGACGAACCAGTCAGAACCGCGGTGGTCGGGGCGCCCGACGACCGCGAGCGGCTCGCGGCGGTGTTGTCGGGGGACGACGCCGTCGCAGTCGTCGAACACGGGGGACTCGATACGCTCGTCGGCGGCTCGACGACCGAGGTCGATTGCATCGTCTGTCCGTCGAGCGCGGACTACGAGTGGACCAGAGAGGCCGACCGCACGGTCGCGCTCGTCGTCGTCGCCGAGGGCCTGGAGCGGCCGGTCGTCGAGCGGATCGTCGGCGACGCACGCGCCGCTCACGTCCGACCGGGCGAGGGCCTCGCGACGGTGCTCCCGGTGCAGATCGAACGGCTCGCCGACCGCGCCTCGTCGTCGACCGCGTGGCGGCTCGCCGACTTCGCCGACGAGGCTATCGTCGAGTTCGACCCCGAGACGCTCGCGCTCCGGGACGCCAACGAGCGGTTCTACGACCGATGGGGGTGGGACACGACCGACCTGACCGACGCGACCGTTCGGGATCTCCTCGTGACCGACATCACCGAGGAACTCCGAGGCCGGGGACGGGGCGCCGACGGCGAAGAGCACCTGGAGTGGATGGACTCGGAGGCGGACCCGGTCGAGACGATGGTCGAACGCGCCCGCGGCGGCAACTACGAGGCCCGCGAGTGGCACTGCACCGACGCCGACGGCGCCGCGTTCAAGACGGCGGTCGACCTCCTCGTCGACGAGCGCGCGGGCACCGGCTACCTCGTCGCCGACGTTCCCACGCCCGAACCGCCCGGACACCGAACCGACTCGCTCGCCCGCGACGAGGCCGCGATGTTGCGCTCGCTGGTCGAACACGTCCCGATGTCGGTGTACTTCAAGGACACCGAGAGCCGCCACGTCCTCGTCAGCGAGGACGTGGTCGAGCCGTTCATGGAGTCGCCTGAGGGGAAGATCCTCCACTCGCCCGAGGACGTAGTCGGCAAGACCGACTTCGACCTCTACGAGGGGGACAAGGCCGCCGAAGCGGTCGCCGACGACCGCGCGGTGATCGAGAGCGGCGAGCCGATCCGCGACCGGATCGAGCACGCTCAACCGCCCAACGGCCAGGATCTCTTCTTCCAGACCACCAAGGCGCCGTGGTACGACGAGGCGGGCCGCGCCCAGGGGATCGTCGGCGTCACCGTCGACGTGAGCGAGCAGAAACGCCGCGAACGCGAACTCGACCGCCAGAACGAACGGTTAGAGGAGTTCGCCGGCATCCTCAGCCACGACCTGCGCAACCCGCTCAACGTCGCCCAGAGCCGTCTCGAGCTGTACTGGCGGTCGGGCGACGAGTCGGAACTCGAAGAGGTCGCGGAGATGCACGACCGCATCGAGGCCATCGTCGACGAGGTGCTCACCTACGCCCGCGAGGGCAGCCACATCGACGAGCTGGCGTGGATCACCGGCGTGGACCAGGCCGAGGCCGCCTGGAACGCCGTCGATACCGGCGCGGCGACGCTCGTGACCGACTGGACGTACTCGATCCGCGGCGACGGCGACCGACTCGGCCGCCTGTTCGAGAACTGCTTCCGCAACGCCGTCGAGCACGGCTCGACGAGCCCTCGGTCGCAAGCTCCCGAGGACGCCGTGGAACACGGGTCCACGAGCCCTGCTTCGCAGGCTCAGCAGGACGCCGACGGAGCAAGCTCCGTCGAGCCGTCGGTCGCTGACGCGCCCGACGACGCCGTCGAGCACGGCTCGACGAGCAGTCGGCCGGAGACCGACGACGCCCTCACCGTCCGGGTCGGTACGTTGGCGGAGCACGATCCGGGCTTCTACGTCGAAGACGACGGCGCCGGCATCCCCGAAGACGTGCGCGAGCAGGTGTTCGACCGCGGCGTGTCGAGCGACGAGGGCGGTACCGGGTTCGGCCTCGCCATCGTCGCCGAGATCGCCGACGCCCACGGCTGGGCGGTGCGAGCGACCGAGAGTGACGAGGGCGGCGCCCGCTTCGAGTTCAGAGGCGTCACTCGTGGCGACGAACTGGCGTCGTGA
- a CDS encoding twin-arginine translocase subunit TatC encodes MAAAIDEDTKRTVAQGRATLGSMIGSAREDLQKAFMVFVIGFMGTFYALRLYVWDQLKADLNQNPDIQIVATTPFDVILLQAKIGMFVGVLMALPVVVYFGRDALRARGWWPAEDVPRWKLAVPTLLSVVLFVAGLAYAYYLFFPLMLGFLAGNAVNAGFEPAWSIVKWTQFIAFLGLSFGLAAQLPLAMSSLAYLRILSYQAMRDRWRYAVLGIVTFGAFFSPPDPLTQLMWAIPLIGLYGFSLALARFAELLRRSADEVSAGMVARRYWNKLVAVALVAFGAGYLFVTRYGVAAVNDLVTSISDSVGPFPTLVELTGLDAQVVAAVVGLGLALLALVAAGFYFSIKELDAARDPTEPTGSPTDIDLLALSAAAIPAAPPERFEEMDEAEATELAREALQEQGEPDKAQAILDRFDEVQEAQEARAEAAAAEGGDAAADSGDGATDDDEGGLLTSTTAGVVDSFTEEETTEDDIGGYYYDIAFILESLTSRAFRIVGLFGIVMAATFVFLYQGGINTLRKAFFGQMPESQQVQANIVTLHPAEALIFEIKFATLLGLVATFPLILYYVWPRLKERGLVGGDRRLLGLWAVTLIVGIVGGSVVGFLYVAPAIISWLAADAIQSSMVIYYRINNFGWLVVLTTVGFGLLVEVPVTMFLFHRGNLISFQTMFDRWRTVVMAIVVFAAFITPSSLLTMLVLALPVAFAYMVGLGLLWVYTLGGRRTPSREGEAAD; translated from the coding sequence ATGGCTGCCGCGATCGACGAGGACACGAAACGGACCGTCGCACAGGGTCGCGCGACCCTCGGGTCCATGATCGGCAGCGCTCGCGAGGACCTCCAGAAGGCGTTCATGGTCTTCGTGATCGGATTCATGGGGACGTTCTACGCGTTGCGGCTCTACGTCTGGGACCAGCTCAAGGCCGACCTGAACCAGAACCCCGACATCCAGATCGTCGCGACCACGCCCTTCGACGTGATCCTCCTGCAGGCGAAGATCGGCATGTTCGTCGGGGTGCTCATGGCGCTCCCAGTCGTGGTCTACTTCGGCCGCGACGCCCTGCGAGCGCGGGGCTGGTGGCCCGCCGAAGACGTGCCCAGGTGGAAACTCGCGGTCCCGACGCTGCTGTCGGTCGTCCTGTTCGTCGCCGGCCTCGCCTACGCCTACTACCTCTTTTTCCCGCTCATGCTCGGGTTCCTCGCCGGCAACGCCGTCAACGCCGGCTTCGAACCCGCCTGGTCGATCGTCAAGTGGACGCAGTTCATCGCCTTCCTCGGCCTCTCCTTTGGCCTCGCCGCGCAGCTGCCGCTGGCGATGAGTTCGCTCGCCTACCTGCGGATCCTGAGCTACCAGGCGATGCGTGACCGCTGGCGATACGCCGTCCTCGGGATCGTCACGTTCGGCGCCTTCTTCTCGCCGCCGGACCCGCTCACCCAGCTCATGTGGGCCATCCCGCTGATCGGCCTCTACGGCTTCAGCCTCGCGCTCGCCCGCTTCGCCGAACTCCTGCGACGGTCGGCCGACGAGGTCTCCGCGGGGATGGTCGCCCGCCGCTACTGGAACAAGCTCGTGGCCGTCGCGTTGGTCGCGTTCGGCGCCGGCTACCTCTTCGTCACCCGCTACGGCGTCGCCGCGGTCAACGACCTCGTCACCTCGATATCGGACAGCGTCGGCCCGTTCCCCACGCTCGTCGAACTGACCGGCCTGGACGCGCAAGTCGTCGCCGCGGTCGTCGGACTCGGACTGGCCTTGCTCGCGCTCGTCGCCGCCGGCTTCTACTTCTCCATCAAGGAACTCGACGCGGCCCGCGACCCCACCGAACCGACCGGTTCGCCGACCGACATCGATCTCCTCGCCCTGTCGGCCGCGGCCATTCCCGCCGCGCCGCCGGAACGCTTCGAGGAGATGGACGAGGCCGAGGCGACCGAACTCGCCCGCGAAGCCCTCCAGGAACAGGGCGAGCCCGACAAGGCCCAGGCCATCCTCGACCGCTTCGACGAGGTCCAGGAGGCCCAAGAGGCCCGCGCCGAGGCCGCAGCCGCCGAGGGCGGCGACGCGGCCGCCGACAGTGGTGACGGTGCGACCGACGACGACGAGGGCGGGCTCCTCACCTCCACGACAGCGGGCGTCGTCGATTCGTTCACCGAAGAGGAGACCACCGAAGACGACATCGGCGGCTACTACTACGACATCGCCTTCATCCTCGAGAGCCTCACCTCGCGGGCCTTCCGCATCGTCGGCCTGTTCGGGATCGTCATGGCCGCTACCTTCGTCTTCCTCTATCAGGGCGGGATCAACACGCTGCGGAAGGCATTCTTCGGCCAGATGCCCGAAAGCCAGCAGGTCCAGGCCAACATCGTGACGCTGCACCCCGCCGAGGCGCTCATCTTCGAGATCAAGTTCGCGACGCTGCTGGGTCTGGTCGCGACGTTCCCCCTGATCCTCTACTACGTCTGGCCCCGGCTGAAAGAACGCGGGCTCGTCGGCGGCGACCGCCGGCTGCTCGGCCTGTGGGCCGTGACGCTTATCGTCGGCATCGTCGGCGGGTCGGTCGTCGGCTTCCTCTACGTCGCGCCGGCGATCATCTCCTGGCTGGCCGCCGACGCCATCCAGTCGAGCATGGTCATCTACTACCGGATCAACAACTTCGGCTGGCTGGTCGTGCTCACGACCGTCGGCTTCGGCCTGCTCGTCGAGGTGCCCGTCACGATGTTCCTCTTCCACCGCGGCAACCTCATCTCCTTCCAGACCATGTTCGACCGCTGGCGGACCGTCGTCATGGCCATCGTCGTCTTCGCCGCGTTCATTACCCCGTCCAGCCTGCTGACCATGCTCGTGCTCGCCCTCCCCGTCGCCTTCGCCTACATGGTCGGCCTGGGACTGCTGTGGGTGTACACCCTCGGCGGCCGTCGCACACCCAGCCGCGAAGGCGAAGCCGCCGACTAG
- a CDS encoding twin-arginine translocase subunit TatC: MTDERPGDGDDEGGAAGPRDDQVDDASDRDADGSPDEHAADSTDEHAADSTDDGSGAPPKEPVPGGPDDPDRYDPAAERRTDANPSPRPDNLPGDDERPGADDENGSSDSLGHPGAEDDDAPGDPSEWVDDADGDDGDGVDDTDSVPADTVEGTAADGGSDATEFGGDINPHASPTTGGPAEGAPAAPVDEGIGGAPDDQEMPLAQHIEEMVRRLGVVFVAMALVSGLTFPFADRLITFLWYSFLEGSPQVCPTTAPSADAACPYLFHPLALMFARLKVASLVGLVIALPVTVYESYLFMRPGLYPRERRYYLASVPTSLVLAGVGILFAYLLVLPTLFVYFTGYTAQAAEVTFSLTETFNLIVMMLGFFALVFQIPLLIMLAVMMGVTSREWLAARRIYFWGGFATVAFLFSPDPTGMAPILVAATMIVLFEGTLLLLYWTGEAAGVEAEDLAARRPFVWLGAALVGYVVSTAPLPGGYYEQLPAAVTSALADFGVTRMTPLLIGLGLIAVYEAVLYVDRNALGRSGAYSYLARGRVAVWPLSLFVGYLGSPDPALLARIDAVDLSTVESAGVVVGLIVTYEFVLVVVDWVENRG; this comes from the coding sequence ATGACTGACGAGCGGCCCGGCGACGGCGACGACGAGGGGGGAGCCGCCGGTCCGCGCGACGACCAGGTGGACGACGCCTCGGACCGGGACGCGGACGGCTCGCCCGACGAGCACGCGGCGGACTCGACCGACGAGCACGCGGCGGACTCGACCGACGACGGATCGGGAGCGCCGCCCAAGGAGCCGGTCCCCGGCGGGCCGGACGACCCCGACCGCTACGACCCCGCAGCAGAGCGCCGGACCGACGCCAACCCATCGCCGCGTCCGGACAATCTCCCCGGCGACGACGAGCGGCCCGGAGCCGACGACGAGAACGGGTCCTCGGACTCACTGGGCCACCCCGGGGCCGAGGACGACGACGCGCCCGGCGACCCCTCCGAGTGGGTCGACGACGCGGACGGGGACGACGGTGACGGCGTCGACGATACCGATTCGGTCCCGGCCGACACGGTCGAGGGCACGGCGGCCGACGGCGGCTCGGACGCCACGGAGTTCGGCGGCGACATCAACCCCCACGCCAGCCCCACGACCGGCGGACCGGCGGAGGGCGCGCCGGCCGCGCCGGTCGACGAGGGCATCGGCGGCGCTCCGGACGACCAAGAGATGCCGCTGGCCCAGCACATCGAGGAGATGGTCCGTCGGCTCGGGGTCGTCTTCGTCGCGATGGCGCTGGTCAGCGGGCTCACGTTCCCCTTCGCCGACCGCCTCATCACCTTCCTGTGGTACTCGTTCCTCGAGGGGTCGCCGCAGGTCTGCCCGACGACCGCGCCCTCGGCCGACGCCGCCTGTCCGTACCTGTTCCACCCGCTCGCGCTGATGTTCGCTCGCCTGAAGGTCGCCTCGCTGGTCGGGCTGGTCATCGCCCTGCCCGTGACCGTCTACGAGTCCTACCTGTTCATGCGCCCCGGCCTCTACCCCCGCGAACGCCGCTACTACCTCGCCTCCGTGCCGACGAGCCTCGTCCTCGCGGGCGTCGGTATCCTCTTCGCGTACCTGCTCGTCCTCCCGACGCTGTTCGTCTACTTCACCGGCTACACCGCTCAGGCGGCCGAGGTCACCTTCAGCCTCACCGAGACGTTCAACCTCATCGTGATGATGCTCGGTTTCTTCGCTCTGGTCTTCCAGATCCCGCTGCTCATCATGCTCGCGGTGATGATGGGCGTCACCTCCCGCGAGTGGCTGGCCGCCCGCCGCATCTACTTCTGGGGCGGGTTCGCCACGGTCGCCTTCCTCTTTAGTCCGGACCCGACCGGGATGGCGCCCATCCTCGTCGCCGCGACGATGATCGTCCTCTTCGAGGGCACGCTGTTGCTGCTGTACTGGACCGGCGAGGCCGCCGGCGTCGAGGCCGAGGACCTGGCCGCTCGCCGGCCGTTCGTCTGGCTCGGCGCCGCTCTCGTCGGCTACGTCGTCTCCACCGCGCCGCTACCGGGCGGCTACTACGAGCAGCTGCCCGCCGCAGTCACGTCGGCGTTGGCCGACTTCGGCGTCACCCGCATGACGCCCCTGTTGATCGGCCTCGGCCTCATCGCCGTCTACGAGGCGGTGCTGTACGTCGACCGGAACGCCCTCGGTCGCTCGGGCGCCTACAGCTACCTCGCCCGCGGCCGCGTGGCCGTCTGGCCGCTGTCGCTGTTCGTCGGCTACCTCGGCAGCCCCGACCCCGCCCTGCTCGCCCGTATCGACGCCGTCGACCTCTCGACGGTCGAGTCGGCCGGCGTCGTCGTCGGCCTGATCGTCACCTACGAGTTCGTCCTCGTGGTCGTGGACTGGGTCGAGAACCGCGGATGA
- a CDS encoding histidine phosphatase family protein — MTGRVLLVRHGETTWNRAGRIQGWADATLTEEGREQARAVGSHLVDSHSVDRLVVSDLKRTLETAEVLRAVGIGADSERARAWRERDFGDLQGLTRTAIATRHPEYHRGGSLLSVRSVAGGESLPAFETRVREGWERLVGEVAAGETVAVVTHGGPIRAVLAEVAGRELASLATEFSPSNCGITEISVDGSGSDVVLRDGTDHLPA; from the coding sequence GTGACCGGGCGCGTGTTGCTCGTCCGCCACGGCGAGACCACGTGGAACCGCGCCGGCCGCATCCAGGGGTGGGCCGACGCGACGCTCACCGAAGAGGGTCGCGAGCAGGCCCGCGCGGTCGGCTCGCATCTGGTCGACTCGCATAGCGTCGACCGGCTCGTCGTCTCGGATCTCAAGCGGACGCTGGAGACCGCCGAGGTGCTCCGAGCGGTCGGCATCGGAGCAGACTCCGAGCGTGCCCGCGCCTGGCGCGAGCGGGACTTCGGCGACCTCCAGGGGCTCACCCGGACCGCCATCGCGACTCGCCACCCCGAGTACCACCGCGGCGGCTCGCTGCTGAGCGTGCGCTCCGTGGCGGGCGGCGAGTCGCTCCCGGCGTTCGAGACGCGGGTTCGCGAGGGCTGGGAGCGACTGGTCGGCGAGGTGGCGGCCGGCGAAACCGTCGCCGTGGTGACCCACGGCGGGCCGATCCGGGCGGTGCTGGCCGAGGTAGCCGGTCGTGAACTGGCGTCGCTCGCCACGGAGTTCTCCCCCTCGAACTGCGGGATAACGGAGATCTCGGTGGACGGCTCGGGGAGTGACGTGGTCCTCCGGGACGGGACCGACCACCTTCCCGCCTAG
- a CDS encoding GTP-dependent dephospho-CoA kinase family protein: MTVVLELQSALRADLKDPFGPVSTDTAAVLAAAGDPLVTVGDIVTYHTLGAGAVPDLAFVDERTERAAVDDEVSDGIEDDRFDRVRAIENPPGTLTAALFDALADGLAADERTLVRVDGEEDLAALPAIATAPAGASVLYGQPGEGVVHVTVDPQVRERVVDLLGRMDGTPSRAFDALGIDRE; encoded by the coding sequence GTGACCGTCGTCCTCGAACTGCAGTCCGCGCTCCGTGCAGATCTCAAAGACCCCTTCGGCCCCGTCTCCACCGACACGGCCGCCGTGCTCGCCGCCGCCGGCGACCCCCTCGTCACCGTCGGCGACATCGTCACCTACCACACGCTCGGGGCCGGCGCCGTCCCCGACCTCGCGTTCGTCGACGAGCGCACCGAGCGCGCCGCCGTCGACGACGAGGTCAGCGACGGGATCGAGGACGACCGCTTCGACCGCGTCCGCGCTATCGAGAACCCGCCCGGGACGCTCACCGCCGCGCTCTTCGACGCGCTCGCCGACGGGCTCGCGGCCGACGAGCGGACGCTCGTCCGGGTCGACGGCGAGGAGGACCTCGCTGCCCTGCCCGCTATCGCCACCGCGCCCGCCGGCGCGAGCGTGCTCTACGGCCAGCCGGGCGAGGGCGTCGTCCACGTCACCGTCGACCCCCAGGTCCGCGAGCGCGTCGTCGACCTCCTCGGTCGGATGGACGGCACCCCCTCCCGCGCCTTCGACGCGCTCGGTATCGACCGGGAGTGA
- the spt4 gene encoding transcription elongation factor subunit Spt4: MMADRLVCRECHRVQDSEEAETCVSCGSSSLTEDWAGFVVITHPDRSEIAEEMGVTEPGRYALKVR; the protein is encoded by the coding sequence CTGATGGCCGACCGACTGGTCTGTCGCGAGTGCCACCGCGTGCAAGACTCCGAGGAGGCCGAGACCTGCGTCTCCTGTGGCTCCTCGTCGCTCACGGAGGACTGGGCGGGCTTCGTCGTCATCACCCACCCCGACCGCTCGGAGATCGCCGAGGAGATGGGCGTCACCGAGCCCGGCCGCTACGCGCTGAAGGTCCGCTAA
- a CDS encoding DNA-directed RNA polymerase, with protein MYKRVTLRDTVEVPPAHLAEVTPGLVKRLLQDKLEGRMDEDVGSVVSVIDVHDIGEGAVVPGQEGVYFTAEFDALTFDPQMQEVVDGEVVEVVNFGAFVGIGPVDGLLHVSQISDEYLAYDEEGQMLSSRDSNRTLGVGDAVRARIVTKSIDERNPRDSKIGLTAKQVGLGKHGWLEEERQKREPATEAGED; from the coding sequence ATGTACAAACGGGTTACACTCCGCGACACGGTCGAAGTGCCGCCGGCGCACCTGGCCGAGGTGACGCCGGGGCTGGTCAAACGGCTCCTGCAGGACAAGCTCGAGGGACGGATGGACGAAGACGTTGGATCGGTCGTCTCGGTGATCGACGTCCACGACATCGGTGAAGGAGCGGTCGTCCCCGGACAGGAAGGCGTCTACTTCACCGCCGAGTTCGACGCGCTGACCTTCGATCCCCAGATGCAGGAGGTCGTCGACGGCGAGGTCGTCGAGGTCGTCAACTTCGGCGCGTTCGTCGGGATCGGTCCCGTCGACGGCCTGCTGCACGTCTCCCAGATCTCCGACGAGTATCTCGCCTACGACGAGGAGGGCCAGATGCTCTCCTCGCGGGACTCCAACCGGACGCTGGGGGTCGGCGACGCCGTCCGGGCGCGAATCGTCACCAAGAGCATCGACGAGCGCAACCCCCGGGACTCGAAGATCGGCCTCACCGCCAAACAGGTCGGCCTCGGCAAGCACGGCTGGCTCGAAGAGGAGCGCCAGAAGCGCGAGCCGGCGACGGAAGCGGGTGAGGACTGA
- a CDS encoding twitching motility protein PilT yields the protein MSVVMDTNALMMPVECDVRVFEELERLLGDEALLVPEAVRDELAKLADGRGKEATAASVGLDLATDRCESVGHEEGYADDAVVEVAGREAVSHAVTNDGPLKRRLLEAGVPVVSLRAENKLTVTQP from the coding sequence ATGAGCGTCGTCATGGACACGAACGCACTGATGATGCCCGTCGAATGCGACGTTCGCGTGTTCGAGGAGCTCGAGCGACTGCTCGGGGACGAGGCGCTGCTCGTCCCCGAGGCGGTCCGCGACGAACTCGCGAAGCTCGCCGACGGGCGAGGCAAAGAGGCGACCGCGGCCAGCGTCGGGCTGGACCTCGCGACCGACCGCTGTGAGTCGGTCGGTCACGAGGAGGGCTACGCCGACGACGCGGTGGTCGAGGTCGCTGGGCGGGAAGCGGTTTCGCACGCGGTCACGAACGACGGTCCGCTCAAGCGCCGGCTGCTCGAGGCCGGTGTTCCGGTAGTTAGTTTACGGGCCGAGAACAAACTCACAGTCACTCAACCATAA
- a CDS encoding translation initiation factor IF-2 subunit gamma, which translates to MTTNTQPEVNIGLVGHVDHGKTTLVQALSGEWTDQHSEEMKRGISIRLGYADATFRQCPEGEVPDAYTVEETCGDHDTETDVLRTVSFVDAPGHETLMATMLSGAAIMDGAVLVVSANEDVPQAQTEEHLMALDIIGIDNIVVAQNKIDLVDAEQARESYEQIQEFVEGTVAEDAPIVPISAGQGVNMDLLIDAVEREIPTPDRDPDADAEMLVARSFDINRPGTTWDSLLGGVLGGSLVEGELEADDDIELRPGREVDEGGQSEWQPVETTVRSLQAGGDTVETATPGGLLGVGTGLDPSITKGDALAGQVAGPPGTLPPTHEQFTMDVDLLDRIVGENAGEVEEISTGEPLMMTIGTATTVGSVTSARGGEAEVALQRPVCAREGAKIAINRRLGGRWRLIGIGTLRE; encoded by the coding sequence ATGACGACGAACACACAACCGGAGGTGAACATCGGACTCGTCGGTCACGTCGACCACGGCAAGACGACGCTGGTGCAAGCGCTGTCGGGCGAATGGACGGACCAGCACTCCGAGGAGATGAAACGCGGGATCTCGATCCGCCTCGGCTACGCCGACGCGACGTTCCGGCAGTGTCCGGAGGGAGAGGTGCCCGACGCCTACACCGTCGAGGAGACCTGTGGCGACCACGACACCGAGACCGACGTACTGCGCACGGTCTCGTTCGTCGACGCGCCCGGTCACGAGACGCTGATGGCGACGATGCTCTCCGGCGCGGCGATCATGGACGGCGCGGTGCTCGTCGTGAGCGCCAACGAGGACGTCCCGCAGGCACAGACCGAGGAACACCTGATGGCGCTGGACATCATCGGCATCGACAACATCGTCGTCGCCCAGAACAAGATCGACCTGGTCGACGCCGAGCAGGCCCGCGAGAGCTACGAGCAGATCCAGGAGTTCGTCGAGGGCACCGTCGCCGAGGACGCACCTATCGTCCCGATCAGCGCCGGGCAAGGCGTCAACATGGATCTCCTCATCGACGCCGTCGAGCGGGAGATCCCGACGCCGGACCGGGACCCCGACGCCGACGCGGAGATGCTCGTCGCGCGCAGCTTCGACATCAACCGCCCGGGAACGACCTGGGACTCGCTTCTGGGTGGCGTGCTCGGCGGCTCGCTCGTCGAGGGCGAACTCGAAGCCGACGACGACATCGAACTCCGTCCCGGCCGCGAAGTCGACGAGGGCGGCCAGTCCGAGTGGCAGCCCGTCGAGACGACCGTCAGGTCGCTGCAGGCCGGCGGCGACACCGTCGAGACGGCCACGCCCGGCGGCCTGCTGGGCGTCGGCACCGGGCTCGACCCCTCGATCACGAAAGGCGACGCGCTCGCCGGGCAGGTCGCGGGACCGCCGGGGACGCTGCCGCCGACCCACGAGCAGTTCACGATGGACGTCGATCTGCTCGACCGCATCGTCGGCGAGAACGCCGGCGAGGTCGAGGAGATCTCGACGGGCGAGCCGTTGATGATGACCATCGGCACGGCCACGACGGTCGGCTCGGTCACCAGCGCTCGCGGCGGCGAGGCCGAGGTCGCGCTCCAGCGCCCGGTCTGTGCTCGCGAGGGCGCCAAGATCGCCATCAACCGACGGCTTGGCGGCCGCTGGCGGCTCATCGGGATCGGCACGCTGCGGGAATGA
- a CDS encoding response regulator, giving the protein MCASRDSGPLHRSTGRCEMRTVLVVDDDPDLTALAGAYLGRLDDVSVRTATDADDALARVDDSVDCVVSDYEMPGMDGLALLDALDAAHPEVELVLFSGAEEDALAERARERGAQYVRKGASAGGFDDLADAVEGALDG; this is encoded by the coding sequence ATGTGTGCATCGCGTGACTCGGGTCCCCTCCACCGGTCGACGGGGCGCTGTGAGATGCGGACGGTGCTGGTCGTCGACGACGACCCGGACCTGACGGCGCTGGCGGGCGCATACCTGGGTCGGCTCGACGACGTCTCGGTCCGAACGGCGACCGACGCGGACGACGCGCTCGCTCGGGTCGACGACTCGGTCGACTGCGTGGTGAGCGACTACGAGATGCCCGGCATGGACGGACTGGCGCTGCTCGACGCCCTCGACGCGGCCCACCCGGAGGTGGAACTGGTGCTGTTTTCCGGTGCCGAGGAAGACGCGCTCGCCGAGCGAGCCCGCGAGCGGGGCGCGCAGTACGTCCGGAAGGGCGCCTCGGCGGGCGGGTTCGACGACCTCGCCGACGCCGTCGAGGGCGCGCTCGACGGCTGA